Proteins from one Solidesulfovibrio sp. genomic window:
- a CDS encoding DegT/DnrJ/EryC1/StrS family aminotransferase — translation MSTMKVPFGTISIPARAKELIAQALDERRVSCGRLVRRFEEAFAGLLGMPQAVAVATGTDADALALALLHDYGATPQSEVIVPALSFVATGNAVLHARLTPKFVDIDRKTLNIDTAQLEAAVTERTRAIMPVHLMGKPADMDAIMAVADRHGLTVVEDAAEAHGMLYKGKPAGAIGHLGAFSLYVAHIISTIEGGIITCRSEEHAEILISLRSHGRACSCPSCVLSTSQTYCAKRFRDGQDIRFTFPRVGYSCKMNELEAAVGLANIECYEDIVAVRHANLKYVLDRFERFAPFLSTITEEPWERIGPHAIPVVVNEAASFSRDELAAYLERHGIETRTLFASMPTQCPGFAFLGHREGEFPVAEYMGRNGLHIGCHHDLGLAEMEYCLHVLDRFLTERQA, via the coding sequence ATGTCCACGATGAAAGTCCCCTTCGGCACCATTTCCATTCCGGCCCGGGCCAAGGAGCTGATCGCCCAGGCCCTGGACGAGCGCCGCGTGTCCTGCGGCCGGCTGGTGCGCCGGTTCGAGGAGGCCTTCGCCGGCCTGCTCGGCATGCCCCAGGCCGTGGCCGTGGCCACGGGCACCGACGCCGACGCCCTGGCCCTGGCCCTGCTCCACGACTACGGCGCCACGCCCCAAAGCGAGGTCATCGTCCCGGCCCTGTCCTTCGTGGCCACGGGCAACGCCGTGCTCCACGCCCGGCTCACCCCGAAATTCGTGGACATCGACCGCAAGACCCTCAACATCGACACGGCCCAGCTGGAAGCGGCCGTCACCGAACGCACCCGGGCCATCATGCCCGTGCACCTCATGGGCAAGCCGGCGGACATGGACGCCATCATGGCCGTCGCCGACCGCCACGGCCTCACCGTGGTCGAGGACGCCGCCGAAGCCCACGGCATGCTCTACAAGGGCAAGCCGGCCGGGGCCATCGGCCACCTGGGCGCGTTTAGCCTCTACGTGGCCCACATCATCTCCACCATCGAGGGCGGCATCATCACCTGCCGTAGCGAGGAGCACGCCGAGATCCTCATCTCGCTGCGTTCCCACGGCCGGGCCTGCTCCTGTCCGTCCTGCGTGCTGTCCACCAGCCAGACCTACTGCGCCAAGCGCTTTAGGGACGGCCAGGACATCCGCTTCACTTTTCCCCGGGTGGGCTACTCCTGCAAGATGAATGAGCTGGAAGCGGCCGTGGGCCTGGCCAACATCGAATGCTACGAGGACATCGTGGCCGTGCGCCACGCCAACCTCAAGTACGTGCTGGACCGTTTCGAGCGCTTCGCCCCGTTTCTGTCCACCATCACCGAGGAGCCCTGGGAGCGCATCGGCCCCCACGCCATCCCGGTAGTGGTCAACGAGGCGGCCTCGTTTAGTCGCGACGAGCTGGCCGCCTACCTGGAGCGCCACGGCATCGAGACCCGCACCCTGTTCGCCTCCATGCCCACCCAGTGCCCGGGCTTCGCCTTCCTCGGCCACCGCGAGGGCGAATTTCCCGTGGCCGAATACATGGGCAGAAACGGCCTGCACATCGGCTGCCACCACGACCTGGGCCTGGCGGAGATGGAGTATTGCCTCCACGTCCTGGACCGCTTCCTGACCGAGCGCCAAGCCTAG
- a CDS encoding thiamine pyrophosphate-dependent dehydrogenase E1 component subunit alpha, which yields MNDVKLALYRVMLRIRRVQERIEARYLEDHMKTPVHLCIGQEAIAAGVCLALGPGDSVQSNHRGHGHYLAKGGDLKALIAELHCKAGGCSGGFGGSMHLVDTAVGFLGSSSIVGGGIPIATGIGLAMRLRRADRVSVVFFGDGAADEGVLYESLNFAMLRRLPVVYVLEDNQWAVCSPRQGRQCGDNVFLRGADPDRLFAARLDGNDAVLVHAAAQTAVTRARSGAGPSLLVCDTYRILGHSGCKSQDPAGYRQDSEIEDWARRCPVARLRQSLVAEGLLAPAAEAALEAAIAREIDEAFAFAAASPLPDAANLSRHLFCE from the coding sequence GTGAACGACGTGAAACTCGCCCTGTACCGCGTGATGCTGCGCATCCGGCGCGTCCAGGAGCGCATCGAGGCCCGCTACCTCGAAGACCACATGAAAACGCCGGTGCACCTGTGCATCGGCCAGGAAGCCATCGCCGCCGGGGTCTGCCTGGCGCTCGGGCCGGGCGACAGCGTCCAGAGCAACCACCGGGGCCACGGCCACTACCTGGCCAAGGGCGGCGACCTCAAGGCGCTCATTGCCGAACTGCACTGCAAGGCCGGCGGCTGTTCCGGCGGCTTCGGCGGCTCCATGCACCTGGTGGACACGGCGGTCGGGTTTTTGGGCAGCTCCTCCATTGTCGGCGGCGGCATCCCCATCGCCACGGGCATCGGCCTGGCCATGCGCCTGCGCCGGGCCGACCGGGTCAGCGTGGTCTTTTTCGGCGACGGCGCGGCCGACGAGGGCGTGTTGTACGAAAGCCTCAATTTCGCCATGCTGCGCCGCCTGCCCGTGGTCTACGTTCTGGAGGACAACCAGTGGGCGGTGTGTTCGCCCCGCCAGGGCCGGCAGTGCGGGGACAACGTGTTTTTGCGCGGGGCCGACCCGGACAGGCTGTTTGCGGCCCGCCTCGACGGCAACGACGCCGTGCTCGTCCATGCCGCCGCCCAAACCGCCGTGACCCGGGCCAGGTCCGGGGCCGGCCCGTCGTTGCTGGTCTGCGACACCTACCGCATCCTGGGGCATTCCGGCTGCAAGTCCCAGGACCCGGCCGGCTACCGCCAGGACAGTGAAATCGAGGACTGGGCGCGGCGCTGCCCGGTGGCCCGGCTGCGGCAGTCCCTCGTGGCCGAGGGGCTCCTGGCCCCGGCGGCCGAGGCCGCCCTGGAAGCGGCCATCGCCCGGGAAATCGACGAGGCCTTCGCCTTTGCCGCGGCCAGCCCCTTGCCCGACGCCGCCAACCTCTCCCGGCACCTTTTTTGCGAGTAG
- a CDS encoding NAD(P)-dependent oxidoreductase: protein MEKQRILVTGGAGYLGSVMVPALLAEGHAVTVLDSLLFGQDPLLDCCHYETFDFIKGDIADTALMESLVPRFDTVIPLAAIVGAPACKINPTLTRLVNHDAYLHLIKILSPAQRVVFPTTNSGYGIGEKDAYCTEESPLRPLSEYGRCKVEIEQAFLERGNAVSFRLATVFGISPRMRMDLLVNDFTYRAYKDRCIILFEEHFRRNYIHVRDVTRAFLLALSRYDDMRGQAFNVGLSSANLTKRQLCEKIKEHVPEFYIHCAAVGEDPDKRDYLVSNAKIEALGWRPAHDLDRGIRELLKGYRIIRPNRYANV from the coding sequence ATGGAAAAACAACGCATCCTCGTCACCGGCGGCGCCGGCTACCTCGGCTCCGTCATGGTCCCGGCCCTTTTGGCCGAAGGCCACGCCGTCACGGTCCTCGATTCCCTCCTCTTCGGCCAGGACCCCCTGCTTGACTGCTGCCACTACGAAACCTTCGACTTCATCAAGGGCGACATCGCCGACACGGCCCTCATGGAGTCGCTGGTGCCCCGCTTCGACACGGTCATTCCCCTGGCGGCCATCGTGGGCGCCCCGGCCTGCAAGATCAACCCGACCCTGACCCGGCTCGTCAACCACGACGCCTACCTCCACCTCATCAAGATCCTCAGCCCCGCCCAGCGCGTGGTCTTCCCCACGACCAACAGCGGCTACGGCATCGGCGAAAAGGACGCCTACTGTACCGAGGAGTCCCCCTTGCGCCCCCTTTCCGAATACGGCCGGTGCAAGGTGGAGATCGAGCAGGCCTTTCTGGAGCGGGGCAACGCGGTCAGCTTCCGCCTGGCCACGGTCTTCGGCATCAGCCCCCGCATGCGCATGGACCTGCTGGTCAACGACTTCACCTACCGGGCCTACAAGGACCGGTGCATCATTTTGTTCGAGGAGCATTTCCGCCGCAATTACATTCACGTGCGCGACGTGACCCGGGCCTTTTTGCTGGCCTTGTCGCGCTACGACGACATGCGCGGCCAGGCCTTCAACGTGGGGCTCAGTTCCGCCAACCTGACCAAGCGGCAGTTGTGCGAGAAGATCAAGGAGCACGTTCCGGAGTTCTACATCCACTGCGCCGCCGTGGGCGAGGACCCGGACAAGCGGGACTATCTGGTCAGCAATGCCAAGATCGAGGCCCTGGGCTGGCGGCCGGCCCACGACCTGGACCGGGGCATCCGCGAGCTGCTCAAGGGGTACCGCATCATCCGGCCCAACCGCTACGCCAACGTCTAG
- a CDS encoding kinase: MIISRTPYRISFFGGGTDYPAWYRRHGGQVLSATIDKYCYITLRYLPPFFEHKIRVVYSRIESVTGIDEIKHPAVREVLRHMRFDRGLEIHHDGDLPARSGMGSSSTFTVGLLNALYALKGSLRSKRQLAEESIHIEQEMIGETVGSQDQTAAAFGGLNHIVFHRSGDIEVRPVIVSRERRQELSDHLMLFYTGITRTASDVAQSYVAGICDKHELLCRMGAMVEQGVDILQGDRCICHFGELLDAAWAAKRCLGGKVSNPVVDGLVARAKAGGAIGGKIAGAGGGGFLLLFVPPSAQKRVREALGELLHVPFSLAADGSQIIFYDPVVDDFRDIEDERSRRDIQCLRELARLKADGEPA; this comes from the coding sequence ATGATCATCAGCAGAACGCCGTACCGGATCTCGTTTTTCGGCGGGGGCACGGATTACCCGGCCTGGTACCGCAGACACGGCGGCCAGGTGCTTTCCGCCACCATCGACAAGTATTGCTACATCACCTTGCGCTATCTGCCGCCGTTTTTCGAACACAAGATCCGGGTGGTCTACTCCAGGATCGAATCCGTCACCGGCATCGACGAGATCAAGCACCCGGCCGTGCGCGAGGTGCTGCGCCACATGCGCTTCGACCGGGGTCTGGAAATCCACCATGACGGCGACCTGCCGGCCCGAAGCGGCATGGGGTCGAGCTCCACCTTCACCGTGGGCCTGCTCAACGCCCTCTACGCCCTCAAGGGGAGCCTGCGCAGCAAGCGCCAACTGGCCGAGGAGAGCATCCACATCGAGCAGGAGATGATCGGCGAGACCGTGGGCTCCCAGGACCAGACCGCCGCCGCCTTCGGCGGCCTCAACCACATCGTTTTCCACCGCAGCGGCGACATCGAGGTGCGCCCCGTCATCGTAAGCCGCGAGCGCCGCCAGGAACTGTCCGACCACCTGATGCTCTTTTACACCGGCATCACCCGCACGGCCTCGGACGTGGCCCAAAGCTACGTCGCCGGCATCTGCGACAAGCACGAGCTGCTGTGCCGCATGGGGGCCATGGTCGAGCAGGGGGTGGACATCCTGCAGGGCGACCGCTGCATCTGCCATTTCGGCGAACTCCTCGACGCCGCCTGGGCGGCCAAGCGCTGCCTGGGGGGCAAGGTCAGCAACCCGGTGGTCGACGGCCTCGTTGCGCGGGCCAAGGCCGGCGGCGCCATCGGCGGCAAGATCGCCGGCGCCGGCGGTGGCGGCTTCCTGCTGCTGTTCGTGCCGCCCTCGGCCCAAAAACGGGTCCGCGAAGCCCTGGGCGAGCTGCTCCACGTGCCCTTTTCCCTGGCCGCCGACGGCAGCCAGATCATCTTCTACGATCCGGTGGTGGACGACTTCCGCGACATCGAGGACGAACGGTCCCGGCGCGACATCCAATGCCTGCGCGAACTGGCCAGGCTCAAGGCCGACGGGGAACCCGCGTGA
- a CDS encoding transketolase C-terminal domain-containing protein, with product MPWTKIRPDADEPDYGLDAAGHGRRLGHAAALREALSLALTLDERVFVMGQGVDDPGGMFGATRGLHQQFGGERVFDTPLAETALTGVAVGAALAGMRPVYLHNRPDFLFLALDQLANHAAKWRFMFGGAAPPVPLVVWACIGRGWGSAAQHSQALQGIFQHIPGLKLVMPSTCHDAKGLLLAAIGDDNPVVVIDHRFNFRNKGPVPEGPYYVPLGQGVVRRPGRDVTVAGFSHLVNDAFVAAEELAREEGIEAEVVDLRTIRPLDEALLLASLARTGRLVAVDTGWKTGGVAAELAAVAVEKGFAHLRAPVVRVTCPDLPTPAGYSLEAAYYVGKQQIKDAIRRLAAS from the coding sequence ATGCCCTGGACCAAAATCAGACCCGATGCCGACGAACCCGATTACGGCCTGGACGCGGCTGGCCACGGCCGGCGCCTCGGCCATGCCGCCGCCCTGCGCGAGGCCCTGTCCCTGGCCCTGACCCTGGACGAGCGCGTCTTCGTCATGGGCCAGGGCGTGGACGACCCGGGCGGCATGTTCGGCGCCACGCGCGGCTTGCACCAGCAGTTCGGCGGCGAGCGTGTCTTCGACACGCCCCTGGCCGAGACGGCCCTGACCGGCGTGGCCGTGGGCGCGGCCCTTGCCGGCATGCGCCCGGTCTACCTGCACAACCGGCCGGATTTCCTCTTTCTGGCCCTGGACCAGCTAGCCAACCACGCGGCCAAGTGGCGCTTCATGTTCGGCGGCGCCGCCCCGCCCGTGCCCCTGGTCGTCTGGGCCTGCATCGGCCGGGGCTGGGGCTCGGCCGCCCAGCATTCCCAGGCCCTGCAGGGGATCTTCCAGCACATCCCGGGGCTCAAGCTGGTCATGCCCTCGACCTGCCACGACGCCAAGGGGCTGCTGCTGGCGGCGATCGGGGACGACAACCCGGTGGTGGTCATCGACCACCGCTTCAATTTCCGCAACAAGGGCCCGGTGCCCGAGGGGCCCTACTACGTGCCCCTGGGCCAGGGCGTGGTGCGCCGGCCCGGGCGGGACGTGACCGTGGCCGGGTTTTCCCACCTGGTCAACGACGCCTTTGTCGCGGCCGAGGAACTGGCCCGGGAGGAGGGCATCGAGGCCGAGGTCGTGGACCTGCGCACCATCCGCCCCCTGGACGAGGCCTTGCTGCTGGCCTCCCTGGCCCGGACCGGCCGGCTGGTGGCCGTGGACACCGGCTGGAAGACTGGCGGCGTGGCTGCGGAACTGGCCGCCGTGGCCGTGGAGAAGGGGTTTGCCCACTTGCGGGCCCCGGTTGTCCGGGTGACCTGCCCGGACCTGCCCACCCCGGCCGGCTACAGCCTGGAAGCCGCCTATTACGTGGGCAAGCAACAGATCAAGGACGCCATCCGCCGCCTGGCCGCGTCCTGA